Proteins from one Ammospiza nelsoni isolate bAmmNel1 chromosome 18, bAmmNel1.pri, whole genome shotgun sequence genomic window:
- the CRYBB1 gene encoding beta-crystallin B1: MSETTKPAAPGQAADDKEKAAPAPTPSLDPAPVANSKGEEPSPEAFRIVVFDQENFQGRQMEFTAECLNLADRGFDRVRSVIVTSGPWVAYEQANMRGEMFILEKGEYPRWDTWSSSYRSDCFMSMRPIKMEAEDHKISLYESADFKGNKMEIQEDDVPSLWAYGFCDRVGSVQVPSGTWVGYQYPGYRGYQYLFETGDFRHWNEWSAFQPQIQSIRRIRDMQWDQKGTFVTPDAPSD; the protein is encoded by the exons ATGTCTGAGACCACAAAACCCGCTGCTCCCGGCCAGGCTGCGGATGACAAGGagaaggcagctcctgctccaacCCCATCCCTCGACCCTGCTCCTGTCGCAAACAGCAAGGGCGAGGAGCCCTCCCCAGAAGCCTTCAGG ATTGTTGTCTTCGACCAGGAGAACttccagggcaggcagatggaGTTCACCGCCGAGTGCCTGAACCTGGCTGACCGTGGCTTCGACCGGGTGCGCAGTGTCATTGTCACCTCCGGACC CTGGGTGGCCTACGAGCAGGCCAACATGCGTGGGGAgatgttcatcctggagaagggcGAGTACCCTCGCTGGGACACCTGGTCCAGCAGCTACCGGAGCGACTGCTTCATGTCCATGCGTCCCATCAAAATG GAGGCTGAGGACCACAAAATCTCCCTCTACGAGTCTGCTGACTTCAAGGGCAACAAGATGGAAATCCAGGAGGACGACGTGCCCAGCCTCTGGGCTTATGGCTTCTGCGACCGCGTGGGCAGCGTGCAGGTGCCCAGTGGAAC TTGGGTCGGGTACCAGTACCCTGGCTACAGAGGCTACCAGTACCTCTTTGAGACCGGAGACTTCCGACACTGGAACGAGTGGTCTGCCTTCCAGCCCCAGATCCAGTCCATCCGCCGCATCCGGGACATGCAGTGGGACCAGAAGGGCACCTTTGTCACCCCCGACGCGCCCTCCGACTGA
- the CRYBA4 gene encoding beta-crystallin A4, protein MSHRCKKSSGLWKMVVWDEPFFQGKKHEFTTDCYSTPEHGFSTVRSCKIESGAWAGFEHCGFQGQQFVLERGEYPCWEAWSGSNAYHVERMCSFRPIACADHGRSRLMLFEEENFQGKRAEMSDDCPSLPALGWGSSTVGSFLVRSGAWVCSQYPGYRGFQYLLESDSPAGEYKHVREWGSHAQTGQVQSIRRVQQ, encoded by the exons ATGAGTCACCGCTGCAAGAAATCCTCCGGCCTCTGGAAG ATGGTGGTGTGGGATGAGCCTTTTTTCCAGGGCAAGAAGCACGAGTTCACCACCGACTGCTACAGCACCCCCGAGCACGGCTTCAGCACCGTGCGCTCCTGCAAGATCGAGAGCGGGGC GTGGGCAGGCTTCGAGCACTGCGGCTTCCAGGGGCAGCAGTTCGTGCTGGAGCGCGGCGAGTACCCGTGCTGGGAGGCGTGGAGCGGCAGCAACGCCTACCACGTGGAGAGGATGTGTTCATTCCGCCCCATCGCCTGTGCC GACCACGGACGGAGCAGGTTGATGCTCTTTGAGGAGGAGAACTTCCAGGGCAAGCGTGCTGAGATGAGCGATGACTGCCCCTCGCTGCCcgccctgggatggggcagcagcacCGTGGGCTCCTTCCTTGTCCGCTCCGGAGC GTGGGTCTGCTCGCAGTACCCGGGCTACCGGGGCTTCCAGTACCTGCTGGAGAGCGACAGCCCCGCGGGCGAGTACAAGCACGTGCGGGAGTGGGGGTCCCACGCGCAGACGGGCCAGGTGCAGTCCATCCGCAGGGTCCAGCAGTGA